Proteins from a genomic interval of Garra rufa chromosome 4, GarRuf1.0, whole genome shotgun sequence:
- the LOC141333855 gene encoding uncharacterized protein, with translation MAFIKEESEDMKIEETFRVKHEDTEEQTDLMALKEESQVLNETEEKDHDCLNGEKPFSCSQTEKTLRKRTRKTGRSDFTCQQSGKGFSQTESIRRHTKVHTGEKPYDCQQCGKHFSLRASLKTHVRSHVGENPYTCPECGQSFHQKQLFEDHMSIHTKQPYTCPQCGKSFNHKGHFEGHLRVHTGEKPFTCKQCGRGFNQKGHLDRHMRVHTGEKLYTCQQCGRGFNQKEKLHCHMTVHTGESLFTCQHCGVSFTQKESFTRHMRIHTGDQPYTCDQCGMSFDQQENLEVHKRTHREKPYTCSECGKSFGQKHNFKDHMRIHSGEQPYTCPQCGKRFNHKQSLEDHIRVHTGEKPFTCQQCGRSFNLKGSLNRHMRVHTGEKPFICGHCGKSFRCKDSLQYHMRFHT, from the exons atggcgtttattaaagaggagagtgaagacatgaagattgaagaaacattcagagtcaaacatgaagatactgaggaacaaacag acctgatggcactgaaagaggagagtcaagtactaaatgaaacggaagagaaagatcatgattgcttaaatggagaaaaaccttttagttgttcacagactgaaaAGACCTTAAGAAAAAGGACTCGAAAGACTGGAAGAAGTGATTTCACCTGTCAACAGTCTGGAAAGGGTTTCAGTCAAACAGAAAGCATTAGAAGACACACAAAAgtacacacaggagagaagccttatgactgtcaacagtgtggaaagcattTCAGTCTTAGAGCAAGTCTTAAAACACATGTTCGGAGTCACGTTGGAGAGAATCCCTACACATGCCCTGAGTGTGGACAGAGTTTCCATCAAAAACAACTCTTTGAAGACCATATGAGTATTCACActaagcaaccctacacatgccctcagtgcggaaagagctTTAATCATAAAGGACACTTTGAAGGACActtaagagttcacactggagagaagcctttcacctgcaaacagtgtggaagaggtttcaaccaaaaaggacaccttgacagacacatgagagttcacactggagagaagctttacacctgccaacagtgtggaagaggTTTTAATCAGAAAGAAAAGCTTCATtgccacatgacagttcacactggagagagccttttcacctgccaacattgtggagtaagtttcactcaaaaagaaagctttaccagacacatgagaattcacactggagatcagccttacacgtgtgatcagtgtggaatgagttttgatcaacaagaaaaccttgaagtccacaagagaactcatagagagaaaccctacacatgctctgagtgtggaaagagttttggtcaaaaacataactttaaagaccacatgagaattcactctggagagcaaccctacacatgccctcagtgcggaaagaggtttaatcaTAAACAAAGCCTTGAAGatcacataagagttcacactggagagaaacctttcacctgccagcaatgtggaagaagtttcaacttAAAAGGAAGTCTCAACAGACACATgcgagttcacactggagagaaaccgtttatatgtggtcactgcggTAAGAGTTTCAGATGTAAAGATTCACTTCaataccacatgaggtttcacacatga